One Salinimonas marina DNA segment encodes these proteins:
- a CDS encoding DUF2835 family protein: protein MNNNKYFHFSLGLTYTECERLYQAGYQHVVVMAESGHRVQLPIERLRAFVTPSGLQGRFRLTTTAAHKILTFERLS, encoded by the coding sequence GTGAACAACAATAAGTATTTTCATTTTTCGCTGGGCCTGACGTATACAGAGTGCGAACGCTTATACCAGGCCGGCTATCAGCACGTGGTGGTCATGGCCGAGAGCGGCCACCGGGTGCAACTTCCGATTGAACGCCTGCGTGCCTTTGTGACCCCATCGGGGTTACAGGGGCGTTTTCGGCTGACCACCACCGCTGCACATAAGATCCTCACATTTGAACGCCTGTCCTGA
- the pepN gene encoding aminopeptidase N, whose protein sequence is MSLQAKKRADYLPPAFTINDVKMDVQLHPTCTRVTSEYQVERMGNHGHALTLDGDNLTLREVCIDGQPYTDYEQTDSSLVICNVADDFSLKLVTEIDPEHNQALEGLYLSAGTYCTQCEAEGFRRITYYLDRPDVLARFEVTLHGDKQHYPTLLANGNPIARGDHDDGTHWVTWQDPHPKPAYLFALVAGDFDLLEDSYTTTSGKPVKLELYVDKGKRDQGVFALESLKRAMKWDEDTFGLEYDLDIYMIVAVDFFNMGAMENKGLNIFNSKFVLADQDSATDEDFFNVESVIAHEYFHNWTGNRVTCRDWFQLSLKEGLTVFRDQQFSADMTSPLSNRIKHVRVMREHQFAEDASAMSHPIRPEEVIEMNNFYTVTVYDKGAEVIRMFHTLLGPEKFREGMDEYFRRHDGQAVTCDDFVAAMQSVTDLNLGHFALWYSQSGTPVIEVTTSYDPQTRRMDITFSQHTAPTADQKDKASLFMPVAFDCIDSAGNHYTDDDGQVRDGMFILDTAAKTLHFSDVPEPLIPVVLGNFSAPAKVENSLSAEQLLAVFQYANDTFNRWDALQSLYDWCIHQYELENQAAVDATIWQGLEQVITRESHNHELLGECLVIPSFETLCQSRQLVEVAALNTARSQFCRDFAQRLHGPLETLFKTLETGPYQYTQTAINARRCRNVVLNHLACAGDADKLLNQQFEQADNMTDSLGALKAAQGHSPSVFESLMSRFEQRWNHDPLVLDKWFGLHATTERTDILSQLSLLQQHPRFAKGNPNRVRAVIGSFAFFNTAGFHAPDGSGYQFVTDYLLKLDAVNPQVAARIVTPLTQWHNFAPDYQLLMKAQLERIANHKGLSGDLYEKVSKSLAFKVNSEQQ, encoded by the coding sequence ATGAGTTTACAAGCAAAAAAACGGGCGGACTATCTGCCGCCCGCGTTTACCATCAATGATGTTAAAATGGATGTGCAACTGCATCCTACCTGCACGCGTGTCACCAGCGAATATCAGGTCGAGCGTATGGGTAATCATGGCCATGCGTTAACCCTGGACGGCGACAATCTGACTCTGCGTGAGGTCTGCATCGATGGCCAGCCATACACAGATTATGAACAAACCGACTCCAGTCTGGTGATCTGCAATGTTGCTGATGATTTCAGTCTGAAGCTGGTTACCGAAATAGATCCCGAACACAATCAGGCGCTTGAAGGTCTGTATCTGTCGGCCGGCACCTATTGTACCCAGTGTGAAGCCGAAGGCTTTCGGCGTATCACCTATTATCTTGACCGCCCTGATGTACTGGCTCGATTTGAAGTCACCCTGCATGGTGACAAACAACACTATCCTACACTGCTGGCAAATGGTAATCCTATTGCCCGGGGTGACCACGACGACGGCACGCATTGGGTGACCTGGCAGGATCCGCACCCCAAGCCGGCTTATCTATTTGCCCTGGTGGCCGGGGATTTTGATCTTCTTGAAGATAGTTACACCACCACCAGTGGCAAACCGGTGAAACTTGAATTGTATGTTGATAAAGGTAAGCGCGACCAGGGCGTATTTGCTCTTGAGTCATTAAAGCGGGCCATGAAGTGGGACGAAGATACCTTTGGGCTTGAATACGATCTTGATATCTACATGATTGTGGCTGTCGACTTCTTCAATATGGGGGCCATGGAAAACAAAGGGCTGAATATCTTTAACAGTAAATTTGTGCTGGCTGATCAGGACAGTGCTACCGATGAAGACTTTTTCAATGTCGAGTCGGTGATTGCCCATGAATACTTTCACAACTGGACCGGCAACCGGGTCACGTGTCGCGATTGGTTTCAGTTAAGCTTAAAAGAAGGGCTGACGGTGTTTCGCGACCAGCAATTCAGCGCCGATATGACCTCGCCACTGAGCAACAGAATCAAACATGTGCGGGTTATGCGCGAACATCAGTTTGCTGAAGATGCCAGTGCTATGAGCCATCCGATCCGGCCCGAAGAAGTTATCGAGATGAATAATTTCTATACGGTTACTGTGTACGATAAGGGCGCTGAAGTCATTCGGATGTTTCATACCTTACTGGGCCCAGAAAAATTCCGTGAAGGCATGGATGAGTATTTTCGCCGGCATGATGGCCAGGCGGTTACCTGTGATGACTTTGTTGCTGCCATGCAAAGTGTAACGGACCTGAACCTGGGGCATTTTGCACTTTGGTATTCGCAGTCCGGAACGCCCGTGATTGAGGTAACCACCTCGTATGATCCACAAACAAGACGCATGGACATTACCTTCTCGCAGCACACCGCGCCGACGGCGGATCAAAAAGACAAAGCCTCGTTGTTCATGCCTGTCGCCTTTGATTGTATTGATAGTGCGGGCAATCACTATACCGATGACGATGGTCAGGTTCGCGATGGTATGTTTATTTTGGATACCGCAGCCAAAACACTGCACTTTTCTGATGTGCCAGAGCCATTGATCCCAGTGGTATTAGGCAATTTTTCAGCGCCGGCAAAGGTAGAAAATAGTCTTAGCGCCGAACAATTACTGGCAGTATTTCAATATGCCAATGACACCTTTAATCGCTGGGATGCCCTGCAGTCTCTGTACGACTGGTGTATTCATCAATACGAGCTGGAAAATCAGGCTGCGGTAGATGCAACAATCTGGCAGGGGCTGGAGCAGGTTATTACCCGCGAGTCTCACAATCATGAACTGCTGGGCGAATGTTTGGTTATCCCTAGTTTTGAGACCTTGTGTCAAAGCCGGCAATTAGTCGAGGTGGCGGCGCTAAATACTGCCCGAAGCCAGTTCTGTCGGGATTTTGCGCAGCGTCTGCACGGACCCCTTGAGACTCTCTTTAAGACCCTCGAAACCGGGCCTTATCAATATACCCAAACCGCGATCAATGCCCGTCGCTGTCGTAATGTGGTCCTTAATCATCTGGCGTGTGCCGGTGACGCCGATAAGCTGCTAAATCAGCAGTTTGAACAAGCTGACAATATGACGGATTCGCTGGGAGCACTTAAAGCCGCGCAGGGTCACAGCCCTTCGGTGTTTGAGTCACTGATGAGCCGCTTTGAACAGCGCTGGAATCATGATCCTCTGGTACTGGATAAATGGTTTGGTTTGCATGCAACTACTGAGCGAACCGACATCCTCAGCCAGCTGAGTCTGTTACAACAACACCCTCGTTTTGCCAAAGGCAATCCAAACCGGGTGCGGGCAGTCATCGGCAGTTTTGCGTTTTTCAATACGGCGGGTTTTCATGCCCCCGATGGCAGTGGTTACCAGTTTGTCACCGACTATCTACTTAAGCTGGATGCAGTAAACCCCCAGGTGGCCGCACGCATTGTGACGCCGCTAACACAATGGCACAACTTTGCACCTGACTATCAGTTGCTCATGAAAGCCCAGTTGGAACGTATCGCCAATCATAAGGGCCTGAGTGGCGACTTGTATGAAAAAGTCAGTAAAAGCCTGGCTTTTAAAGTAAACAGTGAACAACAATAA
- the nhaC gene encoding Na+/H+ antiporter NhaC, translating to MKKSIKAPSLADALIPIIALIIMMGSAVYLYGDNSSFGPNQIALLLGAGIAAIIGMKNGHRWKDIEQGIVNGISMSLGACLILLAVGSLIGTWMLAGTVPTLIYYGLELLNPSFFYAATCLICAVVAMSIGSSWTTAATVGVALLGVSEGMGMSAAVTAGAVVSGSYFGDKISPLSETTNLAPAVAGTDLFEHIRYMLWTTIPSFVIAVLLFVFMGFSETGMEKVQRIEQMQTLLSESFELGWHMLIPLALLLILAVRKMPAFPAVSIGALAGAVWAVIFQQDVVLAMANPEDNPAIGILKTIWTALYDGVSFSTPDENLNSLLSRGGMSSMLNTIWLIICAMSFGAVLEKVGLLKRAVSTILHGANSAGAMISRTILTCLGSNLVTADQYISIVMPGRMYKQEYEKRGLHQLNLSRSLEDGATLTSPLIPWNTCGAYMHGVLGVNPFDYIFYTFFNVINPFLAVIYAYLGIKILRIEPPFDIEAKGSNA from the coding sequence ATGAAAAAGTCTATTAAAGCACCTTCGCTGGCCGATGCCCTCATTCCCATTATCGCGCTGATTATCATGATGGGCTCGGCGGTATACCTGTACGGGGATAACTCGTCGTTTGGTCCGAACCAGATTGCACTATTGCTGGGCGCGGGGATAGCAGCGATCATTGGCATGAAAAACGGCCATCGCTGGAAAGATATCGAACAAGGCATTGTTAATGGTATCTCTATGTCGCTGGGCGCCTGTCTGATACTTCTGGCAGTGGGCTCTTTAATCGGCACCTGGATGCTGGCCGGTACGGTTCCCACGCTGATTTACTACGGCCTGGAATTACTCAATCCATCTTTCTTCTACGCCGCCACCTGTCTGATTTGTGCGGTAGTGGCTATGAGTATCGGGAGTTCGTGGACCACCGCCGCCACTGTAGGTGTGGCTTTACTTGGCGTGTCAGAAGGCATGGGGATGTCGGCGGCGGTGACTGCTGGCGCGGTGGTTTCTGGTTCGTATTTTGGTGATAAAATCTCACCGCTTTCTGAAACCACCAATCTGGCGCCCGCGGTGGCCGGTACCGATTTGTTTGAGCATATCCGTTATATGCTCTGGACCACGATCCCCAGCTTTGTCATTGCGGTACTGTTATTTGTCTTTATGGGCTTTAGCGAAACCGGCATGGAAAAAGTGCAGCGCATAGAACAAATGCAGACATTGCTGAGCGAGTCCTTTGAATTAGGCTGGCATATGCTAATCCCCCTGGCTTTGTTGCTGATTCTGGCGGTTCGCAAAATGCCGGCATTTCCTGCTGTTTCTATCGGGGCGCTGGCCGGTGCGGTTTGGGCGGTAATTTTTCAGCAGGATGTGGTACTGGCGATGGCAAATCCGGAGGATAATCCGGCTATTGGCATACTAAAAACCATCTGGACGGCACTCTACGATGGCGTTTCGTTTTCCACACCGGACGAAAACTTAAATAGTTTATTAAGCCGGGGCGGGATGTCGTCTATGCTAAATACTATCTGGTTGATTATTTGTGCCATGTCATTTGGGGCGGTACTGGAAAAAGTCGGATTACTCAAACGCGCGGTAAGTACCATTCTACATGGGGCGAACTCAGCCGGGGCGATGATAAGTCGCACTATTTTAACCTGTCTGGGCTCGAATCTGGTCACCGCAGATCAGTATATTTCGATTGTTATGCCCGGGCGTATGTACAAACAAGAGTATGAAAAACGTGGCCTGCACCAGCTTAATCTGTCACGGAGTCTTGAAGACGGCGCGACACTGACCTCACCGCTGATCCCATGGAATACCTGTGGTGCCTATATGCATGGTGTGTTAGGGGTGAACCCGTTTGACTATATTTTCTATACATTCTTCAACGTAATTAATCCATTCCTGGCAGTCATTTATGCTTATTTAGGAATTAAAATTCTGAGAATTGAACCTCCTTTTGATATTGAAGCAAAGGGGTCAAACGCTTAA
- a CDS encoding sodium-dependent transporter, whose protein sequence is MAMRGEFSSRIGFILAAAGSAVGLGNIWGFPTQVASNGGAAFVLVYLLLAFVLAYPVLMAELIIGRANRSNMVDALGKISNNMAGRLTGIWGCVTVSLILAFYAIVGGWMLAYFADAGANLIGAQTASQWLLTFSDTRNILFCAGFMMINSFIVLGGVKAGIEKWSVRLMPTLVIIIIALIVYVSFQPGAVEGWSAYLVPDFSRVLDPDLLISAMGQAFFSMSLGVGTMLVYGSYVSKQENLPAIGASVALVDIGVAIIAGMLIIPAMYVALNNGVEIFAADGALIAGDKLIFTVLPALFDTIGSVGLLVGLAFFALMVIAAVTSSISMLEVPVAYLVESRGLIRKKAVWLMTAIIFACSCIIIFNFDVLFSLVISATTQWSQPLLGLVLCIFAGWVWRRDAILAELKSGNPEVESGWFWKIWPWYVRFVCPVVIAVMFVRSVV, encoded by the coding sequence ATGGCTATGCGCGGTGAATTCTCTTCCCGTATCGGCTTTATACTGGCTGCTGCGGGCTCTGCAGTAGGGCTTGGAAATATCTGGGGGTTTCCCACCCAGGTAGCCAGTAACGGCGGAGCGGCATTTGTATTAGTTTATTTATTACTGGCTTTTGTACTGGCTTACCCGGTGCTGATGGCTGAACTGATTATCGGCCGGGCAAATCGCTCCAACATGGTCGACGCCCTGGGTAAAATATCGAACAATATGGCGGGTCGGTTAACCGGAATCTGGGGTTGTGTAACCGTATCCCTGATACTCGCGTTTTATGCGATTGTAGGTGGCTGGATGCTTGCCTATTTTGCCGATGCCGGCGCCAATCTCATTGGCGCACAGACCGCCTCCCAATGGCTGCTTACCTTTTCTGACACCCGAAATATTCTGTTTTGTGCCGGCTTTATGATGATCAATTCTTTCATCGTATTGGGCGGGGTGAAGGCGGGCATTGAAAAATGGTCCGTGCGGCTTATGCCGACCCTGGTCATTATTATCATTGCACTGATTGTCTACGTAAGCTTTCAGCCCGGCGCCGTTGAGGGTTGGAGCGCCTACCTGGTCCCTGACTTTTCCCGTGTATTAGATCCGGACTTGCTCATCAGTGCCATGGGCCAGGCTTTCTTTTCCATGTCCTTAGGGGTAGGTACGATGCTGGTGTATGGCTCCTATGTCTCAAAGCAGGAAAATCTGCCCGCTATCGGCGCTTCGGTAGCCCTGGTAGATATCGGGGTGGCAATTATTGCTGGCATGCTGATCATTCCGGCGATGTATGTGGCGCTGAATAATGGTGTGGAAATATTTGCCGCCGACGGCGCCTTAATTGCTGGCGACAAACTCATCTTTACGGTGTTACCGGCGCTATTTGATACCATTGGCAGTGTTGGCTTGCTGGTAGGCTTGGCATTTTTTGCCCTCATGGTTATTGCCGCCGTTACCTCATCTATTTCGATGCTGGAAGTTCCGGTGGCTTATTTGGTAGAAAGTCGTGGTCTGATCCGTAAAAAAGCGGTGTGGCTGATGACCGCCATTATTTTTGCCTGCAGTTGTATCATTATCTTCAACTTCGATGTGTTGTTCTCTCTGGTGATCAGTGCCACAACCCAATGGAGTCAGCCATTGCTGGGGCTGGTACTGTGTATCTTTGCCGGCTGGGTCTGGCGCCGGGATGCGATTTTGGCCGAGTTGAAATCCGGCAACCCCGAGGTTGAATCAGGCTGGTTTTGGAAAATCTGGCCCTGGTATGTAAGATTTGTCTGCCCGGTAGTTATCGCTGTGATGTTTGTCCGCTCTGTGGTGTAA
- the prc gene encoding carboxy terminal-processing peptidase, with the protein MKDILRISIASAFLTLGVGAGAVTTTAEVDELPILQQESQHSVAAKRVSALFTRAHYKEIALDNALSEQVFNRYLKALDSNKQVLLKSDIEQFDRYRDDFDEALSRGNLKVAYDIFNQTSERRLQRFEYALTLLEQPFDFEKADDKFYYDREDASWATSEAELDEIWRQRVKYDALNLILAGKTWEEAKELLTKRYNRAIKRLKQTQSEDVFQTVMNSFARTIEAHTSYLSPRNADRFQMEMNLSFEGIGAVLQSEEDFTIIKSIVPGGPADKSNALKPEDKIIGVAQDDEEFVDVVGWRLDEVVDLIKGPKGSTVRLQVQKGATESKSMSVVSLTRDKIKLEDRAAKSEVYVPDSGPHQGEKLGVITIPSFYNNLHADVQKEVEALKAQNVKGVIVDLRGNGGGSLTEATLLSGLFIEKGPVVQIRYGEGKVSVNRDTDSSVAYDGPLTVLVDRYSASASEIFAAAMQDYNRALIIGEQTFGKGTVQQHRGLGRIYDLYENPLGSVQFTIAKFYRINGGSTQHKGVVPDILYPSPIDPAEWGESQEESALPYDSIERANYATFADGQNALDVLTAKHNKRIMQDPEFAYIYEDIEDYKEKKARDFVSLVESERLAEKEEQEQQELARVNERLTRMGEKPVKKLDDLSDDVEEELEKVDPFLKEAANITYDMLNTGKYAIHHN; encoded by the coding sequence ATGAAAGATATCCTTCGTATTTCCATTGCCAGTGCATTCTTAACTCTTGGAGTTGGCGCTGGTGCTGTGACCACCACCGCAGAGGTTGATGAACTGCCTATTCTGCAACAAGAGTCCCAGCATAGTGTGGCCGCAAAACGGGTAAGTGCGTTGTTTACCCGGGCTCATTATAAGGAAATTGCGTTGGATAATGCGCTTTCAGAGCAGGTTTTTAACCGTTATCTGAAAGCGTTAGACAGCAATAAGCAGGTGCTGCTCAAATCTGATATCGAACAATTTGATCGCTATCGCGATGATTTTGATGAAGCCTTATCCAGAGGCAACCTGAAGGTTGCTTATGATATTTTCAACCAGACGTCTGAGCGCCGCTTGCAGCGGTTTGAGTATGCCCTGACTTTATTGGAACAACCATTCGACTTTGAAAAAGCGGATGATAAATTTTATTACGACCGCGAAGATGCTTCGTGGGCGACCAGCGAAGCCGAATTAGACGAAATCTGGCGACAACGGGTCAAATACGATGCCCTGAACCTGATACTGGCCGGCAAGACCTGGGAAGAAGCGAAAGAGCTTCTGACCAAGCGTTATAACCGGGCTATTAAACGTCTGAAACAGACCCAGAGCGAAGATGTGTTTCAAACGGTGATGAATTCCTTCGCCCGTACCATCGAAGCGCATACCAGCTACTTATCGCCCCGCAACGCCGATCGTTTCCAAATGGAGATGAACCTGTCATTTGAAGGCATTGGGGCGGTACTGCAAAGCGAAGAAGACTTCACCATCATCAAGAGTATTGTGCCGGGTGGCCCGGCCGACAAATCCAATGCCCTGAAGCCAGAAGATAAAATTATCGGGGTGGCCCAGGATGATGAGGAGTTTGTCGATGTCGTCGGCTGGCGACTGGATGAGGTGGTGGATCTGATTAAAGGTCCGAAAGGCTCTACCGTACGCTTACAGGTGCAAAAAGGCGCGACCGAAAGCAAATCGATGTCGGTGGTCAGTCTGACCCGGGACAAGATTAAACTTGAAGATCGGGCGGCAAAATCTGAAGTCTATGTACCGGACAGCGGCCCGCATCAGGGTGAAAAGCTGGGCGTTATCACCATCCCCAGCTTTTACAATAACCTGCATGCCGATGTGCAAAAAGAAGTTGAAGCGCTTAAAGCCCAGAATGTGAAAGGCGTTATTGTAGATTTGCGCGGTAATGGCGGTGGCTCGCTGACGGAGGCGACCTTACTGTCCGGCTTATTTATCGAAAAAGGCCCGGTGGTACAAATTCGTTATGGCGAAGGCAAAGTCAGCGTCAATCGCGATACTGACAGTAGTGTGGCTTATGATGGCCCGCTGACAGTGTTGGTCGACCGCTATAGTGCGTCAGCGTCTGAAATTTTTGCCGCAGCCATGCAGGATTACAATCGCGCGTTGATTATCGGTGAGCAAACCTTTGGTAAAGGCACCGTACAACAGCACCGCGGGCTTGGCCGGATTTACGATTTGTATGAAAATCCGCTAGGCAGCGTGCAGTTTACCATCGCCAAATTCTATCGCATTAACGGTGGCAGCACGCAGCACAAGGGTGTGGTACCGGATATTTTATATCCATCACCGATAGACCCGGCAGAGTGGGGCGAAAGCCAGGAAGAATCAGCGCTGCCGTATGACAGTATCGAGCGGGCGAATTACGCCACCTTTGCCGATGGTCAGAATGCCCTGGATGTGTTGACCGCCAAACATAACAAGCGAATTATGCAGGATCCGGAATTCGCCTATATCTACGAAGATATTGAAGATTACAAAGAGAAAAAGGCCCGTGATTTTGTGTCTCTGGTTGAGTCAGAAAGACTGGCTGAAAAAGAGGAACAGGAGCAACAGGAACTGGCCCGTGTAAATGAGCGTCTGACTCGTATGGGTGAAAAACCAGTCAAAAAGCTGGATGATCTGTCCGATGATGTTGAAGAAGAACTGGAAAAAGTTGACCCGTTTTTGAAGGAGGCGGCCAACATTACCTATGACATGCTGAATACTGGCAAGTACGCAATACATCATAATTAA
- the proQ gene encoding RNA chaperone ProQ: MEAPEKFSNSKEVIAYLAERFPHCFSTQGEARPLKIGIFQELAARLEDEERVSKTLLRSTLRHYTNSWRYLHSIKEGAYRVDLDGNQDAQIEKEHADHAQVQLEESKAKAAEKRKARQPREGEKPRPARRPPPKASGDKRREDTHKGTKPKSDRPMKTPPAKLSDGDLQSGTRVTVKLGKAPMPAVITEVAKDGIHVQLDSGMVVKVNSDALRLASSKR; this comes from the coding sequence ATGGAAGCACCAGAGAAGTTTTCTAACAGTAAAGAAGTCATCGCTTATCTTGCCGAGCGTTTTCCACACTGTTTCTCCACCCAGGGCGAAGCCCGCCCTCTGAAAATTGGCATATTTCAGGAATTGGCTGCGCGACTTGAAGATGAAGAACGGGTCAGTAAGACCCTGTTACGTTCAACTTTGCGTCATTACACTAACAGCTGGCGCTATTTGCACAGTATCAAGGAAGGCGCTTATCGTGTTGACCTTGATGGTAATCAGGATGCTCAGATAGAAAAAGAGCATGCCGATCACGCACAGGTGCAATTAGAAGAAAGCAAAGCCAAAGCCGCGGAAAAGCGTAAAGCACGCCAACCACGCGAAGGTGAAAAGCCACGTCCGGCTCGTCGTCCACCGCCAAAAGCGAGTGGTGATAAGCGTCGTGAAGACACGCACAAAGGAACTAAACCGAAATCTGACAGACCAATGAAGACACCCCCGGCAAAATTGTCCGATGGTGATCTGCAATCCGGCACCAGAGTGACGGTGAAACTGGGTAAGGCACCGATGCCTGCCGTAATAACTGAAGTTGCCAAAGACGGTATACATGTCCAACTGGATAGCGGCATGGTCGTGAAAGTAAATTCCGACGCTCTACGTTTGGCAAGTTCCAAGAGGTAG
- a CDS encoding GAF domain-containing protein has translation MSNAFYQRLGQQAQALLSGESDTIANMANISALLYNELAEVNWAGFYLYKEDQLVLGPFQGQPACIRIEMGKGVCGTAAAQQTTQRISDVHQFDGHIACDAASNSEIVIPIVIDNKLLGVLDIDSPQYNRFDAEDEAGLTHIVKLFIESQQ, from the coding sequence TTGTCGAATGCATTTTATCAGCGGCTGGGGCAGCAGGCACAGGCGCTGCTCAGCGGGGAGTCTGACACCATTGCCAACATGGCCAATATCAGCGCCTTGTTGTATAACGAACTGGCTGAGGTGAATTGGGCCGGATTTTATTTGTATAAAGAAGACCAGCTGGTGTTGGGACCGTTTCAGGGCCAGCCTGCCTGTATCCGGATTGAAATGGGCAAGGGCGTATGTGGCACGGCAGCGGCGCAGCAAACCACCCAACGTATTAGCGATGTTCATCAGTTTGACGGGCATATTGCCTGTGATGCTGCTTCTAATTCAGAAATTGTTATTCCCATTGTAATTGATAACAAATTACTGGGTGTACTGGATATTGATAGCCCGCAGTACAATCGCTTTGATGCAGAAGATGAAGCGGGTCTGACCCACATCGTAAAGCTATTTATTGAGAGCCAGCAATGA
- a CDS encoding SIMPL domain-containing protein, translated as MQHYLRITWFGWLVMLAPAMMVQAQEASPDVINVSGSGSVAVVPDRFTVTFVLEQKGQTVTKLKEQLQHDIHQLTNFLLNDNVQQKNIQTMQIRLHPRYENGPKGRVENGFVLSREVTIEHDVLDQYSHLIDGALKRGVTRISRFELIASNPQKAYEQALINAIDDAKSKAELLAGQLGAKIGKVTQISEGHSGRIVTEGRATMMMADGASGSLPGQQHIEATVNATFTLTQ; from the coding sequence ATGCAGCATTATTTACGTATCACCTGGTTTGGATGGCTGGTAATGCTGGCACCCGCAATGATGGTCCAGGCGCAGGAGGCCAGTCCCGATGTGATTAATGTCAGTGGTTCAGGCAGTGTGGCTGTGGTGCCTGACCGATTTACGGTTACCTTTGTACTGGAGCAAAAAGGTCAGACCGTTACCAAGCTTAAAGAGCAGCTGCAACACGATATCCATCAGCTCACCAACTTTTTACTGAATGACAATGTGCAGCAAAAAAATATTCAGACCATGCAAATACGTTTGCATCCGCGCTATGAGAACGGGCCCAAGGGCAGAGTTGAAAATGGGTTTGTGCTTAGCCGGGAAGTTACCATCGAACACGATGTGCTCGATCAATACAGTCATTTAATTGATGGGGCCCTCAAACGCGGTGTGACCCGAATCAGTCGTTTTGAGCTAATCGCCTCTAATCCGCAAAAAGCATACGAACAGGCCTTGATAAATGCCATCGACGACGCAAAATCAAAGGCTGAGTTACTGGCCGGGCAGCTTGGCGCAAAAATAGGTAAGGTCACTCAAATTAGCGAAGGCCATAGTGGCAGAATCGTCACCGAGGGCCGCGCAACCATGATGATGGCCGACGGCGCCTCAGGCAGTTTACCGGGACAGCAACATATAGAGGCCACCGTTAACGCAACGTTTACGTTAACCCAATAA
- a CDS encoding DUF3307 domain-containing protein has product MTLLLLLLSAHFIGDFYLQPNHWIADRHAHKARSVALYKHTAMHAVLAAIAFYFAGYDWSTLGAGTLVVAVSHGLIDYFKAGRTSTLAFVVDQLAHLLIIGIVCAVALNLTVGQLQGYFLSLRQPAWLIYLLGYLFILQPASILIAQVLAGHTARLQNTDSQSLGSAGRWIGYVERLLALSFVLVEQYTGLGFLVATKTVFRVGDLSKSKDMRLTEYMMLGTLISFAIALITGWSINWAHAVLN; this is encoded by the coding sequence ATGACCTTATTGCTATTATTATTAAGCGCCCATTTTATTGGTGATTTTTATCTGCAACCCAACCACTGGATTGCCGATCGACATGCTCATAAAGCTCGCTCTGTGGCCCTTTACAAACATACGGCTATGCATGCCGTACTGGCCGCCATAGCATTTTATTTTGCCGGGTACGACTGGAGCACTCTTGGGGCCGGCACCCTGGTCGTGGCAGTAAGCCATGGGCTGATTGACTACTTCAAAGCGGGCCGCACCTCCACCTTAGCCTTTGTGGTGGATCAACTTGCCCATCTGCTGATCATTGGCATCGTGTGCGCCGTGGCTTTGAATCTCACCGTGGGCCAGCTACAGGGATATTTTTTGTCACTGCGCCAGCCAGCATGGCTGATCTATCTGCTCGGGTATTTATTTATTTTACAACCTGCCAGTATTCTTATTGCCCAGGTACTTGCCGGCCACACAGCCCGGTTACAAAATACGGATAGCCAGAGTCTGGGAAGCGCCGGGCGCTGGATTGGCTATGTTGAAAGATTGTTAGCATTATCCTTTGTATTGGTGGAGCAATACACCGGGCTGGGCTTTCTGGTGGCAACCAAAACGGTCTTCCGGGTGGGCGATTTGTCTAAAAGTAAAGACATGCGTCTGACCGAATACATGATGTTAGGCACCCTGATCAGTTTTGCTATTGCGCTTATCACCGGCTGGAGTATTAACTGGGCGCACGCCGTGCTTAACTGA